One window of Pyxicephalus adspersus chromosome 4, UCB_Pads_2.0, whole genome shotgun sequence genomic DNA carries:
- the CENPO gene encoding centromere protein O, protein MTNTRPLISSISSPAGISGKLRDDGACFCISTAFRGTYLDSYYLQVNNVSRPQIVRHSIPAFIPLTDLAREHLPAHLNKLLHLLFAQLNGYAGRKFQANHLEKSSAYVAGSLQKNSMYTVLSFTYNLPVQDQIVSFTAKVFYGDIASTYPTEVTVTCPDDEASVQQMISRHVSLFSSTALHEALDSLTT, encoded by the exons ATGACCAACACGCGGCCACT GATTTCATCCATCTCTTCCCCTGCAGGTATTAGCGGGAAGCTGCGTGACGATGGGGCATGTTTCTGTATCAGCACGGCATTTCGGGGCACTTACCTGGACTCCTATTACCTCCAGGTGAATAATGTGAGCAGACCGCAGATTGTCCGTCACTCTATCCCCGCCTTCATCCCACTGACTGACCTGGCCCGGGAACACTTACCTGCCCACCTCAACAAGCTGCTTCATCTCCTCTTTGCGCAGCTGAATGGCTATGCTGGGAGGAAGTTCCAGGCCAATCATCTGGAG AAATCGTCGGCCTACGTGGCAGGATCACTGCAGAAGAATTCTATGTACACCGTCCTCTCCTTCACCTACAACCTACCTGTACAGGATCAGATTGTCAGCTTTACTGCCAAAGTCTTCTACGGGGACATCGCCAGCACCTATCCCACCGAGGTGACGGTCACATGTCCAG ATGACGAAGCCTCGGTGCAGCAGATGATCTCGCGCCACGTGTCGCTTTTCTCCAGCACAGCTCTGCACGAAGCCCTGGACTCCCTCACTACCTAG